In Fundulus heteroclitus isolate FHET01 chromosome 18, MU-UCD_Fhet_4.1, whole genome shotgun sequence, a single genomic region encodes these proteins:
- the LOC105933085 gene encoding cytochrome P450 2G1 — translation MEFYTTLLLAALIGLVWFFSVKSHQKYRLPPGPNPFPLIGNLPQIDKNAPFKSFLEFSKLYGPVMTLYLSWQRVVVLVGYDAVKEALVDQADDFTGRAPVPFFHKVTNGFGLGISNGERWRQLRRFSLTTLRDFGMGRKGMEEWIQEESRHLRASIHKFKGEPFDPSILLSRTVSNIICCLVFGQRFSYEDKQFVNLLSLISKMIRFNSSPMGMMYNIFPWAMERLPGQHHTVFGRVDEIKNFVKIKIQEHKETLDPNSPRDYIDCFLIRAHQEKDNPSTEFHYDNLFATVMNLFLAGTETTSSTIRYALNVLIKHQNIQEKMQEEIDTVIGRERCPRMEERKSLPFSDAVIHEVQRFLDLVPFSIPHYALEDISFRGYTIPKGAVIIPLLHSVLKDDKQWSAPSSFNPQHFLDQNGNFKKNPAFLPFSAGKRACVGESLARMELFIFLVALLQDFTFSCPDGPDSINLIPEYSSFANVPRCYNVIATPR, via the exons ATGGAGTTTTATACTACGCTGCTCCTGGCAGCCCTGATAGGTCTGGTTTGGTTCTTCTCTGTTAAAAGCCACCAGAAGTACCGTCTGCCACCAGGACCCAATCCCTTTCCTCTCATAGGAAACCTGCCTCAAATAGACAAGAATGCGCCTTTTAAAAGTTTCCTAGAG TTCAGTAAGCTCTATGGTCCTGTGATGACCTTATACCTGAGCTGGCAGCGGGTCGTTGTTCTGGTTGGATACGATGCCGTGAAGGAAGCCTTGGTGGACCAAGCAGATGACTTCACAGGCAGAGCTCCTGTGCCATTTTTTCACAAAGTCACTAATGGATTCG GTCTCGGGATCAGTAACGGGGAGCGCTGGCGTCAGCTGCGCCGCTTCAGTCTGACCACGTTACGGGATTTTGGGATGGGCCGTAAAGGGATGGAGGAGTGGATCCAGGAGGAGAGCAGACATCTCAGGGCTAGCATACACAAATTCAAAG GCGAACCTTTTGACCCGTCCATCCTTCTGAGCCGCACCGTGTCCAACATAATCTGCTGCCTGGTGTTTGGCCAGCGCTTCAGCTACGAAGACAAGCAGTTTGTGAACCTTCTCAGCCTCATTTCTAAGATGATCAGGTTCAATAGCAGCCCCATGGGCATg ATGTACAACATCTTCCCCTGGGCCATGGAGCGGCTTCCTGGCCAGCACCACACTGTCTTCGGCAGGGTTGATGAAATCAAAAACTTTGTCAAGATCAAGATCCAAGAGCACAAAGAGACGCTGGATCCCAACTCACCGAGAGATTATATTGACTGCTTCCTCATCCGAGCTCATCAG GAAAAAGATAATCCCTCCACTGAGTTCCACTATGATAACCTGTTTGCTACGGTGATGAATTTGTTTCTGGCAGGAACAGAAACCACCAGCTCCACCATCAGATATGCTCTCAACGTGCTGATCAAACACCAGAACATACAGG AAAAAATGCAGGAGGAGATTGACACTGTGATTGGAAGAGAGCGATGTCCACGCATGGAGGAACGGAAATCCCTCCCGTTCTCAGACGCCGTCATTCATGAGGTCCAGCGTTTTCTGGACCTCGTCCCCTTCAGTATCCCTCACTACGCTCTGGAGGACATCTCCTTTAGGGGTTACACCATCCCTAAG GGAGCAGTGATCATACCCTTGCTGCACTCGGTTCTTAAAGATGACAAGCAATGGTCGGCTCCCTCTTCCTTCAACCCTCAGCACTTTCTAGACCAGAATGGCAACTTTAAGAAAAACCCAGCATTCCTTCCTTTTTCTGCAG GGAAAAGAGCCTGTGTCGGCGAGTCTCTGGCTCGTATGGAGCTCTTTATCTTCTTAGTGGCGCTCCTGCAGGACTTCACCTTTTCTTGTCCCGACGGTCCCGACAGTATTAACCTCATTCCAGAGTACAGCAGCTTTGCCAACGTGCCTCGTTGTTACAATGTTATTGCAACACCTCGGTGA
- the LOC105933058 gene encoding uncharacterized protein LOC105933058, with protein sequence MSTAGVHRGFLRKYGGFMFKQWKEKYLVLTGEGSLLVCRDAESPPDQVVALQTNCESIAEGREILDLPRLPPGGRRDCCFALILPQNKFLLLLSDSPDDCSLWLKLIRKVREGMMSPLILQRQQSFSPCITDREPLPDSSSDKDPGSPRVAGATPPLSWVPERGGSLRDRRQAAAPRQPLRSASIAPPHRVSDCLRHGNSSDARAVRAVCLLMGGAAASSALGYLSSCSPTSSLAAGAPEMGQGSGAFSDLPTGGSFHACGQDVDPQHFNSFDFEADSDFDAFDCGGFAF encoded by the exons ATGAGCACAGCAGGTGTTCATCGAGGATTCCTCAGAAAATACG GGGGCTTCATGTTCAAGCAGTGGAAGGAGAAATACCTCGTTCTTACTGGGGAGGGAAGCCTGCTGGTGTGCCGGGATGCAGAGTCCCCCCCAGACCAGGTGGTGGCGCTACAAACCAACTGTGAGTCGATTGCTGAGGGACGAGAAATCCTCGACCTGCCCAGGTTGCCCCCAGGGGGCCGGAGGGATTGCTGCTTTGCCCTCATCCTGCCACAGAACAAGTTCCTGCTGCTTCTGTCCGACAGCCCTGACGACTGCAG TCTTTGGCTGAAGCTGATCAGGAAAGTGAGAGAG GGTATGATGTCACCCCTGATCCTTCAGAGACAACAAAGCTTCAGTCCCTGCATCACAGATAGAGAGCCTCTGCCCGACTCATCCAGTGATAAAGACCCCGGCTCACCCAGGGTTGCTGGTGCGAcgccccctctgtcctgggtcCCTGAGAGGGGCGGCTCATTGAGAGACAGAAGGCAAG CTGCTGCACCGCGGCAGCCTCTGCGGAGCGCCTCCATCGCCCCGCCCCACCGTGTCTCTGATTGCCTTCGCCATGGCAACAGCAGTGATGCCCGGGCGGTGAGGGCGGTGTGTTTGCTGATGGGTGGGGCGGCGGCCTCGTCCGCCCTGGGCTACCTCAGCTCCTGCTCCCCCACCTCCTCGCTGGCCGCCGGGGCCCCGGAGATGGGCCAAGGCTCGGGGGCCTTCTCGGATCTGCCGACGGGAGGCTCCTTCCACGCCTGCGGCCAGGACGTCGACCCCCAACATTTCAACAGCTTCGACTTCGAAGCCGACTCCGACTTCGACGCATTTGATTGCGGAGGATTTGCCTTTTGA